From a region of the Pseudomonadota bacterium genome:
- a CDS encoding ATP-binding protein, with protein sequence MKARSLYTRIWQELATDKEMVFLAGPRQTGKTTLARIISGNFPNTLYWNWDIPADRARLLENPAFFEEVVRKDNSIPFIIFDEIHKYRDWKNYLKGVYDGYREQYRFLVTGSGRLDMYQKGGDSLAGRYLPFHLWPFTIAELAEANRSMEEFLRDPLYVTMERTGELQIIWSQMEEVSGFPEPFLINRPASYRRWSQTYAGQIIREDIRDLTDVKSVANMETLYALLPSRTGSSLSVTSLAETLHCSYNAVRSWLDIFERFFLVFSIPAWTDKVARAIQKERKYYLWDVPRIKDPGVRFENMVAIELWRAVTCWNNRGLGSFSLHFVRNKEKEEVDFLVANEHHPLFLIEAKLSESRPSKTLLKFQRMLGIPAIQLIREDDTFRLLSNDGLPILIAPAPQWLSLLP encoded by the coding sequence ATGAAAGCCCGTAGCCTTTATACCCGGATATGGCAAGAACTGGCCACAGATAAGGAGATGGTCTTCCTTGCAGGACCACGCCAGACCGGAAAAACAACGCTGGCAAGGATAATCTCCGGCAACTTTCCGAATACCCTGTACTGGAACTGGGATATCCCGGCAGACAGGGCAAGGCTCCTTGAGAACCCGGCCTTCTTCGAAGAGGTGGTACGCAAGGACAACTCAATCCCTTTCATCATTTTCGACGAAATCCACAAGTATCGTGACTGGAAGAACTACCTCAAAGGTGTTTACGATGGATATCGCGAGCAGTACCGTTTCCTCGTGACAGGCAGCGGGAGGCTGGACATGTACCAGAAAGGTGGGGATTCCCTTGCGGGACGTTACCTCCCATTCCACCTGTGGCCTTTTACTATTGCCGAACTGGCTGAGGCAAACCGTTCTATGGAGGAATTTCTCCGTGATCCGTTGTATGTGACCATGGAGCGAACCGGCGAATTGCAGATTATCTGGTCTCAGATGGAGGAGGTAAGCGGGTTCCCCGAGCCTTTCCTCATAAACCGTCCCGCCTCATACAGGAGGTGGTCCCAGACCTATGCAGGCCAGATTATCCGGGAAGATATCCGGGACCTTACCGACGTCAAGTCCGTGGCAAATATGGAGACCCTTTACGCCTTGCTCCCTTCCCGCACGGGGAGCTCTCTTTCTGTCACTTCCCTGGCAGAGACTCTCCATTGCTCATATAATGCCGTGCGGAGCTGGCTCGACATATTCGAAAGGTTTTTCCTTGTTTTTAGCATCCCAGCTTGGACAGATAAGGTGGCGAGGGCCATACAGAAAGAGAGGAAGTATTATCTTTGGGATGTCCCGCGTATTAAAGATCCCGGGGTTCGCTTCGAGAACATGGTGGCCATCGAGCTCTGGCGCGCCGTGACCTGCTGGAACAACAGGGGGCTTGGGAGCTTCTCCCTCCACTTCGTGCGGAACAAGGAAAAAGAGGAGGTGGACTTCCTTGTCGCCAACGAACATCACCCACTCTTCCTCATCGAGGCAAAACTCTCAGAGAGCAGACCCTCGAAGACGCTCCTGAAGTTCCAGCGTATGCTCGGCATACCGGCAATCCAGCTTATCCGCGAGGACGACACCTTTCGTCTTCTCTCCAATGACGGTTTGCCCATCCTCATTGCCCCAGCCCCCCAGTGGTTGTCGCTCCTGCCTTAA
- a CDS encoding RHS repeat protein codes for MIPQYRWSFCFVVMMFLVIIPLTVFSSTIQYTYDSLNRITKVDYGDGYTEQYAYDTAGNRLTKSNIPYQRNYLATSQHATVF; via the coding sequence ATGATACCACAATATAGATGGTCATTTTGTTTTGTTGTTATGATGTTCCTTGTTATCATTCCTCTTACCGTTTTTTCATCAACAATACAGTATACCTACGACTCTCTCAACAGGATTACAAAAGTGGATTACGGCGATGGATATACCGAACAGTATGCCTACGATACGGCAGGGAACAGATTAACAAAATCAAATATACCTTACCAAAGAAACTACTTAGCCACCTCCCAACATGCAACAGTTTTTTGA
- a CDS encoding type II toxin-antitoxin system HicB family antitoxin, translating to MKLHAIVEQDEAGYYAVEIPAMPGCLSQGKTYEEAMANITEAIEGWLEVMESKQQYDPSALIEIAV from the coding sequence ATGAAACTTCATGCAATCGTTGAACAGGATGAAGCGGGTTACTATGCGGTAGAGATACCGGCCATGCCGGGATGCCTGTCTCAGGGCAAAACGTATGAAGAGGCAATGGCAAACATTACGGAAGCCATCGAGGGATGGCTGGAAGTGATGGAGTCCAAGCAACAGTATGATCCATCCGCTCTTATTGAAATTGCTGTGTAG
- a CDS encoding type II toxin-antitoxin system HicA family toxin, which translates to MLNLCSGREAVRKFQKAGWTLARQRGSHIMMTKPGYQWTLSIPQHDELGPGLLRKLLRQAGISEKEFNEL; encoded by the coding sequence ATGTTGAACCTTTGCTCGGGCCGGGAAGCAGTCCGCAAATTTCAGAAGGCTGGCTGGACTCTTGCACGCCAAAGAGGCTCCCATATAATGATGACCAAGCCCGGATATCAATGGACACTTTCAATACCCCAGCACGATGAGCTTGGCCCCGGTCTTCTTCGGAAACTGCTCCGGCAAGCCGGGATAAGCGAAAAGGAATTCAATGAACTGTAA
- a CDS encoding RHS repeat-associated core domain-containing protein, translated as MNNRSGTFPDFTAAQPKNTFTYLGRHGVMDEGNGFYYVRARYYMPETGRFLTKDMLTGKVGDPQTLNRYVYALNNPIRLIDISGFSAREGGVIAYRSSSDIYHNGLINGLGYSLEDQFIDLLRTTEHLGGDFIKLAGAQSAFLKNYSKASQFISLFMNTGNELGGLRNILTFAKNLSSNIRSATADDWIETAKDTATSMTAVSVNTLVDIATSPLRQITGGKDLSITGSDVEKAINTTTDWLGGKFYQWGLY; from the coding sequence GTGAACAACAGAAGCGGCACTTTTCCGGATTTTACAGCGGCACAACCAAAAAACACCTTCACCTATCTGGGAAGGCACGGTGTCATGGACGAAGGAAACGGCTTCTATTACGTAAGAGCCCGGTATTACATGCCGGAAACCGGAAGGTTTTTGACAAAAGATATGTTGACAGGAAAAGTCGGCGACCCCCAGACCCTCAACCGCTATGTCTACGCGTTGAATAACCCCATAAGGCTGATAGATATAAGCGGCTTCTCGGCGAGGGAGGGAGGGGTAATTGCTTATCGCAGCAGTTCCGACATTTACCATAATGGGCTTATCAACGGTTTGGGTTACAGCCTTGAGGATCAGTTCATTGATCTGCTGAGGACTACGGAACATTTGGGGGGTGACTTCATAAAGTTGGCTGGGGCTCAAAGTGCCTTCCTGAAAAATTACAGCAAGGCTTCGCAGTTCATATCTCTCTTCATGAATACCGGAAACGAACTCGGAGGGCTCAGAAATATTTTGACTTTCGCTAAAAATCTTTCTTCGAATATAAGAAGTGCAACGGCTGATGACTGGATCGAGACAGCAAAAGACACAGCCACGTCAATGACAGCTGTATCTGTCAATACCCTGGTCGATATAGCAACAAGTCCTCTGAGACAAATAACAGGGGGGAAGGATCTTTCCATCACGGGCAGCGATGTTGAAAAAGCTATCAATACAACTACCGATTGGTTAGGTGGCAAGTTCTACCAGTGGGGTTTGTATTGA
- the dcd gene encoding dCTP deaminase, whose translation MILKANQIAQELISPLNEKDPLIITPQPELEDLKKSGAASIDIRLGCWFLACRPSRAGFFDVYEKQTDAPNEAKLTKSYYVPFGEGFVLHPRNFVLGITMEWIRLPADRAAYVIGRSSWGRHGLIIATATGVHPGFTGCLTLELSNVGEIPIIIKPGTAICQIFIHEVSRGDPELVDRSSFIGRRKPTLGTIELDETAKKLAKKQSGISP comes from the coding sequence ATGATCCTAAAAGCAAACCAAATAGCACAAGAATTAATAAGCCCGCTAAATGAAAAAGATCCGCTAATCATTACTCCGCAACCAGAACTTGAAGACCTTAAGAAATCCGGTGCTGCTTCTATAGATATTCGCCTGGGTTGTTGGTTTCTTGCTTGTCGTCCGAGTCGTGCGGGTTTTTTTGACGTGTATGAAAAACAAACGGATGCTCCCAATGAGGCAAAGCTGACAAAATCCTACTATGTGCCTTTCGGTGAGGGATTTGTTCTCCATCCCAGAAACTTCGTTCTTGGTATTACTATGGAATGGATTAGGCTGCCAGCCGATCGAGCAGCCTATGTTATCGGACGTTCTTCTTGGGGACGACATGGACTAATCATAGCGACTGCAACTGGTGTACATCCTGGCTTTACCGGATGCCTGACGCTTGAGCTATCAAATGTAGGGGAAATACCAATCATAATAAAGCCTGGAACTGCAATCTGTCAGATATTTATTCATGAAGTTTCTCGCGGAGATCCAGAGCTTGTTGATCGTAGTTCATTTATCGGACGAAGAAAACCAACACTTGGAACAATAGAACTCGACGAAACAGCTAAAAAGCTTGCTAAAAAACAATCCGGGATATCTCCTTAG